The genomic region CTCACCTGCTATCTTAAAGTAGAGTAATGGACTATTTTTGCTTTGGAAGGTTTATACATCAAATCAATTAAGAACCAGCCAGTTATAAAACCACCTATATGAGCATACCATGCGACACCTCCGATTCCCGGAGGAGTAACCATTGCAAAAAGAACCTGTATAAAAAACCAGTATCCTATAAAGAACCATGCAGGAAGGGCAAACAGAATAAAGAAAAACGGTGGGATAAAAGTTATTATTTTAGCTTCCGGATACAGTTTTATGTAAGCAGCTAAAATACCACTTATAGCCCCTGAAGCACCTATCATAGGTATAAAAGGATTTCCTGCAACTAAAGATATAACAGACTGTGTAATTGCAGCCCCAAACCCAGATATAAGATAGAAAATTATGAATTTAAATCTTCCAAGGGCATCTTCTACATTATTTCCGAATATCCACAAAAAAAGCATATTTCCAAACAGATGTGCAAATCCTCCGTGTAGAAACATAGCTGTAATAACCTTATCTAATCTGAAATACAAAATATCAACAGGCAAAAGTCCATACTGGTGAATAAAAATCTGTAAAACCTGAGGAGGCAGAGATATTTCATATAAAAAAACAATCACATTAATCAATATAAGTAAAACAGTAATTACAGGAAAAACTCTTGTCGGAATATTATCATATAAAGGTATCATCTTAAACCCTCTTTTTTAATAATGATAACACAGAAAATAAAAAAGGAGGCTCCATTGCAGAGCCTCAGAATTTTGGGGGAGGGAGGGGGGAGGTGATTATTAATATAACCTGAATGTAATAAACTGTCAACTTTTTTATTAAATTTTTTTATTCAATAGGGCTATTTAATATGTTAATAATAATTTATTATAATCCTGTATCTCACATAAAAAGGCATAAAAAAAAGGGGCTTTAAGCCCCCTGTATTAACTGATTATCAAGTTATCAGATTAATATTATTAATGTCTCATTAACTCCCTTAACCAGATGTATTTATCTGCAGCTTCTGGTCCTTTTCCAATTACATCAAGCCACCCTAGGAAATCTGGTATCCAGTCAAAAACAATATAAGCAACCATAAAAAGGATATATCCTATCCAGAAAAGCATCCACCACGTTGGAACAGCATCTGTCATATATGTGATCTTATCTACAGCTTTTGTATTCTCTAAATGTGAAGCCATCAGTATTTACCTCCTTCTTTTTCTGCTTTTATTATTTTTTCCTCTAAATCTAAAATCTCGTATTTTGGTCCTTCTATATCTTTAAAGTCCCCCTTCATGTAGGAATAGATAAACAGGAAAAACCATCCTGTAAGAGCAACTATGTAAGCTATAACCTCCACAAGAAATCCTTTCAGCTCAGAACCAGACATCCCTGCTTCAAGATAAGCAACTGTTCTGGTCGCTATAATTGTTCCTACAACAAATAGGAATATAAACAGTATCAAAAGTGCTACTGTCTTTTGACTTACTCTCATTTCTTACCTCCATTCTCCGTAATCGGAGAAAAGGGGCAAAAGCCCCTGATTATTTTTCAGCAGTTTCCACTCTAAATGGCTTAGGAGGTTTTACTTCCCAGCTTCCAAGCCACATTATATAAGTAAGCAGTGCTATACCTCTTTCGTTAGGTACAATTTTTCCGTCTTTTGTTTCTTCAAAATACCACGGATATCCAGGCATTACAGATCCTGGAGATGTAGACTGAGGATTGTACAGGTGAGCAACATGCCATCCTATGTTGTGAACGGCCGCTTCCCTTATAAGATCCTGTCCGATTCTTTTTGTACCCCAGAGAACTGGAGCCTGAAGTTCGTTCTGATATTCTGAAGGATAAGAAACCGTGTTAGATACCCCAGGGATACCAAATCTCAGTGTTTCATTAGAAACAGGTCTTACCATCTGCGAGTGACAGTTCCAGCATCCTTCAGCAATATACCATCTATGTCCTATTCTGAGAGCTTTAGCAAATGTTTTTTCATTAGGCTTACAATCTTTTATTACATCTCCTGCACCACTGAAAGACTCTGTGTATTCACACAGTTTCTTGAAGGACTCAGGATAGTATCTTGCGAGTTTATTAAAGTCTGACCATGCAGTTGTATTCTTAGCGATAGCCTCTGCTGCTAAGTCTTCAACAGATTTCTTTGGGATATCCTTCAGAACAAACATAGGCAGAGCCCATGATATAAAGTCAGCAAAAAGGAAGAAAATGATCCCGGCTACTAGCGCAACAAATGAAAAACGTTCCATCTTACCCATTATACTTTACCTCCTTATGCTTCTCTGAGCTCTGCAGTGAGTCCAGTTTTAGCAGTAGCAGTCTTGTAGAAATTGAGAGCATACATGAACAGTCCTGTAATCATCATTATTCCTGTAATAGATCTGAAGTACCAGAATGGCTTAGAGAAGTTAACTGAGTCGATCCATGGATTAAGTCCTATCCAGTCAAATCCCTGTACAAGTCCGCCTGCTGTAAGATCTACAAACATCGCAAATACACCTATCATAAGAAGCCAGTAAGCACCTTCTGACAGACCTTTTGAGTACATTGTTTCTTTACCAAATAGTCTTGGCCATACATACTCAGCCATTCCAAGAACCCATAATCCAAACGTTCCGAACATTATAAGGTGAGCGTGACCTGTAACCCAGTCTGTAAAGTGAATTACCTTCTGGAATGTTAGTGTAACGTGGAATGCACACTGGAAGCATGTTATCCAATAGAAGATCGCACCTGTGTACATATATCTGAGAGGAACGTTGTATTTTAGCTGCTCTGCAGAACCTCTTAATGTCATCATAAAGTTAATCAGAACAGATGTAACAGCAAATTCAACTGCAACAGTAGCAAAAACAGCCGAGTACTGTGCAAACATAGGTATTGGTGACCACAGGAAGTGGTGAACCCCGTTCATTGGATAGAAGAACGCAAGTCCCCAGAAACCGAGTAGTGAAAGACCATGAGACCACATAGGTTTTTTCATAATAACAGGTACAAAGTAGTACATAAGTCCCCAAGCTACAGGTGTAACATAAAGACCAACAAGGTCATGGATAAATGTTGACTGAACAGCACC from Persephonella hydrogeniphila harbors:
- a CDS encoding rhomboid family intramembrane serine protease, whose amino-acid sequence is MIPLYDNIPTRVFPVITVLLILINVIVFLYEISLPPQVLQIFIHQYGLLPVDILYFRLDKVITAMFLHGGFAHLFGNMLFLWIFGNNVEDALGRFKFIIFYLISGFGAAITQSVISLVAGNPFIPMIGASGAISGILAAYIKLYPEAKIITFIPPFFFILFALPAWFFIGYWFFIQVLFAMVTPPGIGGVAWYAHIGGFITGWFLIDLMYKPSKAKIVHYSTLR
- a CDS encoding cytochrome C oxidase subunit III; its protein translation is MASHLENTKAVDKITYMTDAVPTWWMLFWIGYILFMVAYIVFDWIPDFLGWLDVIGKGPEAADKYIWLRELMRH
- a CDS encoding cbb3-type cytochrome c oxidase subunit II, whose product is MGKMERFSFVALVAGIIFFLFADFISWALPMFVLKDIPKKSVEDLAAEAIAKNTTAWSDFNKLARYYPESFKKLCEYTESFSGAGDVIKDCKPNEKTFAKALRIGHRWYIAEGCWNCHSQMVRPVSNETLRFGIPGVSNTVSYPSEYQNELQAPVLWGTKRIGQDLIREAAVHNIGWHVAHLYNPQSTSPGSVMPGYPWYFEETKDGKIVPNERGIALLTYIMWLGSWEVKPPKPFRVETAEK
- a CDS encoding cbb3-type cytochrome c oxidase subunit I; amino-acid sequence: MAANNQELQNLVNYGLVKAHVALGLIFFIIVALMGFLYSLQLDGIYPFPGIEFLSPGRVRMIHTAGAAYGFLVNMFTGLLYWAVPRFTGYKVLSDALGWFMFIALQAAVLITVVAILFFGMADNVEWGETPWWLDPIIVFWLLLHLLQFGAPLFKASQRGPLYVTGWYISAMLVWTPLVVFMGNLIPRFWAVGSGAGAVQSTFIHDLVGLYVTPVAWGLMYYFVPVIMKKPMWSHGLSLLGFWGLAFFYPMNGVHHFLWSPIPMFAQYSAVFATVAVEFAVTSVLINFMMTLRGSAEQLKYNVPLRYMYTGAIFYWITCFQCAFHVTLTFQKVIHFTDWVTGHAHLIMFGTFGLWVLGMAEYVWPRLFGKETMYSKGLSEGAYWLLMIGVFAMFVDLTAGGLVQGFDWIGLNPWIDSVNFSKPFWYFRSITGIMMITGLFMYALNFYKTATAKTGLTAELREA